One Oncorhynchus kisutch isolate 150728-3 linkage group LG11, Okis_V2, whole genome shotgun sequence genomic region harbors:
- the otud1 gene encoding OTU domain-containing protein 1: protein MQLYSSALTHYPGSSRKVSITIASGTTTDNLSRTTTSCSVNNKPSGPTPADTNGNTVGATQSTANMPAAGFSCYEAASMKPVYYTSTAEIIIRRPDGAERSVPVYILKETQTKRSPSDSYSQDILIQPRDRENHLDRDLIVDFIDHFRGRGDFFSDSQKVQHENNLINFDKKDGPSYRKCEERMNMANGEGKTVTSDLVSQKPHQNLEALATHLGRGILDSCENRNDSECADLDFRSGEAQLFELNVLQEPSPRREADKCEDDKFEDDKVTRYIAEVEKQNKYLQEKVHKYRFHIIPDGNCLYRAVCKAAYGEQSMHKELRDQTMHHIADHLDEFNPIIEGDVGEFLINAAQDSAWAGYPELLAMSQMLNVNIYLTTGGSLESPTISTMVHYLGEEDSSKPTVWLSWLSNGHYDVLLDRCADNPEYDEWFRHSQMQRKRDEELAKSMAASLSKMYIEQNGHI from the coding sequence ATGCAGCTGTACAGCAGTGCGTTGACACACTATCCCGGATCCTCTCGCAAAGTTTCGATAACTATCGCAAGTGGTACCACTACCGACAATTTGTCCAGAACAACAACGAGCTGCTCTGTGAATAATAAACCGAGTGGGCCTACTCCAGCAGACACTAACGGGAATACTGTAGGAGCGACTCAATCTACTGCAAACATGCCTGCTGCTGGTTTTTCATGTTACGAGGCTGCTTCCATGAAGCCAGTCTACTACACTTCAACCGCAGAGATAATTATTCGTCGGCCTGACGGAGCTGAGAGATCCGTACCAGTGTACATCCTAAAGGAAACCCAAACCAAACGGTCTCCATCAGACTCATATTCACAAGATATCCTGATTCAGCCACGTGACCGAGAGAATCATTTGGATAGAGACTTGATTGTGGACTTCATTGATCACTTCAGAGGTAGAGGGGATTTTTTCAGTGACAGTCAAAAGGTCCAACATGAAAATAACCTGATCAATTTTGACAAGAAAGATGGACCAAGTTACAGAAAGTGTGAGGAGAGAATGAACATGGCAAATGGGGAAGGAAAAACTGTTACGAGTGACCTTGTTAGCCAAAAACCCCATCAGAACTTGGAGGCCCTGGCAACCCATTTGGGCCGAGGCATCTTGGATTCCTGTGAGAATAGAAATGACAGTGAATGTGCAGACCTGGACTTTCGATCTGGCGAGGCACAGCTCTTTGAGCTCAATGTCCTACAGGAGCCCTCTCCACGGAGAGAAGCAGACAAATGTGAGGACGACAAATTTGAGGACGACAAAGTGACGCGTTACATTGCGGAAGTGGAGAAACAGAACAAATACCTTCAGGAGAAGGTACACAAGTACAGATTCCACATCATCCCTGATGGCAATTGTCTGTACAGGGCGGTGTGCAAAGCCGCCTATGGAGAGCAGTCTATGCACAAGGAGCTGAGAGACCAGACAATGCACCACATAGCCGACCACCTGGATGAGTTTAACCCCATCATTGAGGGGGATGTCGGCGAGTTCCTGATCAACGCAGCGCAGGACAGTGCCTGGGCAGGCTATCCTGAGCTTCTGGCGATGAGTCAGATGTTGAATGTGAACATTTACCTGACCACTGGAGGTAGCTTGGAGAGTCCCACGATTTCAACCATGGTGCACTACCTGGGGGAAGAGGACTCGTCCAAACCCACTGTCTGGTTGAGTTGGCTCAGTAACGGACACTATGATGTCCTGCTGGACAGGTGTGCGGACAACCCAGAGTATGACGAGTGGTTCCGTCATTCTCAGATGCAAAGGAAACGGGACGAAGAGCTGGCCAAGTCGATGGCAGCGTCACTGTCTAAAATGTACATTGAACAAAATGGTCACATTTGA